Proteins encoded in a region of the Thunnus maccoyii chromosome 4, fThuMac1.1, whole genome shotgun sequence genome:
- the ngfa gene encoding neurotrophin-7, with product MRSSPLVLLLLIGVQAVLNMGDGLARSTGAANYKAGQQTVANHRAGQQQTTAEDQLSEHYSSQEHHRTSHHRTKRPHRAALHTHDRSPVVGHSTSDSTPDPSIPVVDPKLFSKRRYRSSPRVVFSEVPPSHDALEGEGYDIEGVTGVRVRRRAGPHNMHRGEYSVCDSINTWVGNLTRATDIAGNEVTVLPNVTINNVVKKQFFYETTCRSPTHRGSGTASGGKPAGRGGKQGSKSGNSGCLGIDSRHWNSYCTNTHIFVSALTIFKERTAWRFIRINAACVCVLSRKSWAGRLGH from the coding sequence ATGAGGTCGTCACCACTGGTCCTGCTCCTCCTGATAGGCGTCCAGGCTGTACTGAACATGGGAGATGGATTGGCCCGGAGCACCGGGGCAGCCAACTACAAAGCAGGACAGCAGACGgtagccaatcacagagcaggaCAGCAGCAGACCACAGCGGAGGACCAGCTTTCTGAACATTATTCTTCACAGGAGCATCATAGGACCAGCCACCACAGGACCAAGAGGCCTCATCGGGCAGCTTTACACACCCACGATAGGAGCCCTGTCGTCGGGCACTCCACATCAGATTCCACCCCTGACCCCTCCATCCCAGTGGTGGACCCCAAGCTCTTCTCCAAGAGACGTTACCGTTCTTCGCCCCGTGTTGTCTTCAGCGAGGTGCCCCCATCACACGATGCCCTGGAAGGCGAGGGCTATGACATTGAAGGGGTGACGGGGGTGAGGGTGAGGCGCAGAGCAGGACCACACAACATGCACAGAGGAGAGTACTCAGTATGTGACAGCATAAATACCTGGGTGGGCAACCTGACACGGGCTACTGACATAGCCGGGAATGAGGTGACAGTGCTGCCCAACGTTACAATCAACAACGTGGTGAAGAAACAGTTCTTCTATGAGACCACCTGCCGATCCCCCACTCACAGGGGCTCCGGGACTGCAAGCGGGGGAAAGCCAGCAGGACGAGGTGGCAAGCAGGGCTCCAAATCAGGCAACTCAGGCTGTCTTGGCATCGACAGTCGCCACTGGAACTCCTactgcaccaacacacacatatttgtaaGCGCCCTCACCATCTTCAAGGAACGGACAGCCTGGCGTTTCATCCGCATCAACgccgcatgtgtgtgtgttctcagcCGGAAGTCTTGGGCGGGACGACTGGGACATTGA
- the LOC121895478 gene encoding tetraspanin-2-like → MGKVEGGMKCVKYLLFVFNFIFWLMGSLVLAVGLWLRFDPKTVSLLSGDKAPDTFFIGVYILIGAGSLVMLVGFFGCCGAVRESQCLLGSFFACLLIIFGAEVAAGVFGFLNKDKIIEDVQNFYTTTYNENSNSTSIVSYQNVLNCCGTRASPCPNNKSDIKDCETGIQDFFNSKLFIIGYVGIGIAGVMIIGMIFSMVLCCAIRNSREVI, encoded by the exons ATGGGGAAGGTGGAAGGAGGAATGAAATGCGTGAAATACCTTTTGTTCGTGTTCAACTTCATATTCTGG TTGATGGGATCCTTGGTTCTGGCAGTGGGACTGTGGCTACGTTTTGATCCAAAAACTGTGTCTCTGCTCAGTGGCGATAAGGCTCCAGACACCTTCTTCATTG GTGTGTATATCCTGATAGGTGCTGGCAGTCTGGTAATGCTGGTTGGTTTCTTTGGCTGCTGTGGAGCTGTTAGAGAATCTCAATGCTTGCTGGGTTCG ttctttgCCTGTCTGTTGATCATCTTTGGAGCTGAGGTGGCAGCAGGGGTGTTTGGATTCCTAAACAAAGACAAG ATAATAGAAGATGTTCAGAACTTCTACACAACAACCTATAATGAAAACAGTAACAGCACATCGATCGTCTCATACCAGAATGTA CTGAACTGTTGTGGAACTCGGGCTAGCCCCTGTCCTAATAACAAATCGGACATAAAG GACTGTGAGACAGGCATCCAGGACTTCTTCAACAGTAAACTCTTCATCATTGGGTACGTGGGCATCGGCATCGCTGGAGTCATG ATCATCGGGATGATCTTCAGTATGGTGCTCTGCTGTGCTATTCGGAACAGCAGAGAGGTCATCTAA
- the LOC121895469 gene encoding mitochondrial glutamate carrier 1-like has translation MAQQQQISLPAKLINGGFAGMVGVTCVFPIDLAKTRLQNQRSGQQLYKNMMDCLIKTVKSEGYFGMYRGAAVNLTLVTPEKAIKLAANDFFRHQLSKDGKLTVLKEMLAGCCAGMCQVIVTTPMEMLKIQLQDAGRLAAQQRVIPSVVTTLKMGGTSAVLSRSYNASPAPQVIRVSAMQITRELLRTKGVTALYRGLAATLMRDIPFSVVYFPLFAHLHQLGQHSSENPTVPFYWSFMSGCLAGSIAAVAVSPCDVVKTRLQSLKKGANEETYNGVVDCVRKIMRKEGPRAFLKGASCRALVIAPLFGIAQVVYFVGVGEFLLGYTPYNIYSA, from the exons CCTCCCAGCCAAACTGATTAATGGAGGGTTTGCAGGCATGGTAGGAGTCACCTGTGTGTTCCCAATCGACCTGGCCAAGACCCGCCTGCAGAACCAACGCAGTGGGCAGCAACTATACAAGAACAT GATGGATTGCCTAATAAAGACAGTTAAATCTGAAGGCTACTTTGGCATGTACAGAG GTGCTGCAGTAAATCTCACCCTGGTAACCCCTGAGAAGGCCATCAAACTAGCTGCCAACGACTTCTTCCGCCACCAGTTGAGCAAAGATGG TAAGTTGACGGTGCTGAAAGAGATGTTGGCAGGATGCTGTGCAGGAATGTGCCAAGTCATTGTCACCACACCTATGGAGATGCTGAAGATCCAGCTTCAGGATGCCGGCAGGCTAG CGGCCCAGCAGAGGGTGATACCTAGCGTGGTAACGACTCTGAAGATGGGGGGGACCAGTGCTGTTCTTAGCCGTTCCTACAACGCCAGCCCTGCACCTCAAGTCATCCGTGTGTCAGCCATGCAGATCACCAGAGAGTTGCTGAGGACTAAAGGTGTCACAGCACTGTATAGGGGACTCGCGGCCACATTGATGAG GGACATCCCTTTCTCGGTCGTGTACTTCCCtctttttgcacatctgcaCCAGCTCGGCCAACATTCATCTGAAAATCCAACTGTGCCCTTCTATTGGTCCTTCATGTCTGGATGCTTGGCTGGATCCATTGCCGCTGTGGCTGTCAGCCCATGCGACG TGGTCAAGACAAGGCTACAATCACTCAAAAAAGGAGCTAACGAGGAAACCTACAATGGAGTGGTGGACTGTGTCAG AAAGATCATGAGAAAGGAGGGTCCCAGAGCTTTCCTCAAGGGGGCCAGCTGCCGGGCGCTCGTCATTGCCCCTCTCTTTGGCATTGCCCAGGTTGTGTACTTTGTAGGAGTTGGAGAGTTCCTGCTGGGGTACACCCCGTACAACATCTACTCTGCATAA